The genomic stretch TTACACAGCAGTTGCAGTTGGTTTCTGTTTTGTGACAGGACGACCGTCACCGCCTTTGCATTGTTGTCCGAGGGAGAGCATGTGCACTGGATCCCATCCCCAACCTCTTCGCAGCCGGACGTGgtagcagcggcagctgggaCTACCGAGCTGCTCGGAGTACATACAATGGCGGCACTGCATAAGCAAAAACCCACTAGCGCAGGTGCCCATCGGAAAGTTCGACGCGAATTCTGGCGCGTTCCCTTCTCACTgtccgcgagagacgcgtgTGACGCTACGGCCCGTACAGCAGTGCACTGGTGAGCCATTTCTGTGGAGAGTGCGGCAGTTTGGCACGTCAACAATAGAACGAAAATATGTGCCCAGTGCACGACTGGGCGTGCCGACGACTGGGCATCTGAAGGCGAGATCCAGCTGCGGAACTGCCGACCacagcgcgccctcgcaaCACTCTGTGAATGACATCCGACTCCCGAAACCCGTTTCCCTCGTGCTGGCGAAAGAAGGTTTCGGGTTGCGGGCGGAAAACTTGGTTAAAAAGTGCACACGCCTGCATGTACGCTGCTGCAGAACTTCGTTTCGAGGCTTCGAATTCTGATAGCAAGGCTCGCAACTAAAAAAACTTGtacagaggcagaagagtCAGTCCAGGTTGCTTTCTAACTGACCCTGAGCCGCCACGGGCTGTCCggcctcccccccgcgcACCTTGCAATGGGCAGCGTATCTGCTGTGGGCTCGCCAGGAGCTgcagtcgccgcggagggtaCTCGTCTCGAAGTGTGTCCGAGGCCTCTGGAGGCGAGTTTTGCGAGTGAATCCCGAATCTATAGTCTCAAGTCTGTCACGAGCCGCAGACTGAAAACCTTGTTGCCATTTGGCGCGCTTCGCGCATGTAAGGGGCGCACATATGGAGGGATGTCGCCCAGAAGGCAGAGGACAAGTCATGTTCTACAGCGGGAGGAAGCTCTCTGAAAGGAGAGAACTGACGACAAAAACACGCAGGCTGGGTCCTTCCGTATCCTGGGGAACCTGGACAGTGGGAGCCGCTTTGCTAGCGCCGCGCTAGAGGCGGCTGGGCCTTGCATAGCTAGCGACCGGGAACTGTCATTGCGCTTAACAACTTCAAAAGCTGGCACCTGCTGCTCCGGACCGGATACGCCCCCGTGAGAATCCCCACTTCATGCTTCGAAACTCGAATATCGTTCACACGAAGCACCCGCGATGCAGCGGTTTGTGCTATGCCCAGGATGAAATGAAGAAAGGCCGGTCTGCGACAGGACAGTCTGATATGCAGGGGGCCTCTCTGACGTCAAAACAAAAAATGCCTgcgagagaagacagaaGCGTGTGCGAATCTGGATCTCTGAAGCATAGGCCAACCATCACGGAAGAGCTAATATCGTAAGTCGCTTCTGGTGAAGACAGCACTGCCGGCATTTTGTCGAGGACACGGCCAGATTATCTACTACCGATTTTCTGCTCTTCTCTTCGACAGCACAGGGACGACACCGTTCCGAGACGAGTTCGCGTCGTTTTATGAGGCACCTGTGTGAAAGGCGGCAAACGATGATCATTCACTGTTTCAAGGTTGGGATACCAGCGATGCACCGAGGACGACCGCGCCCGCATGAAGTTGAGAAGCTGCTGCCACACCAGTTTGTAAACACAATCATGTTCCTTGTGTAATTTAAACATGTTCGTCTAGACCTCGATAGGACGGTACCAAGGAGCCAGAATGTGCGAATCGAGGAAAGGCATCAGAAGTAGGCTGATCGCCGCAGAACCGCCAGGAGTTGAGAGGCATTTTCGCCGGGCGCTGCTTCCACCTCTTCAGCCCTTGCGCTTCGCCTTCATCGCTACACACTGGTTTCCGAATAAATTGACCGGACAGCGGACACCTcggggagagcgacgacTAACAGGAATCCTCCATGGCGAATCGCCCCTCGTCCCTCTCCTGCCGCCCTCGGCATGTGGTATCTCAGTATCCTGCTCGACTGTTTCCGAGTTCCCTCTCTAACCTATCTTTCGTCTACTTCTTTTTGGACCGACTGGTTATACCAGACAGAGATAACGAATGAATGAGTAGTGCCTCTCGCTTCCCCACTCGACTCCCGAGAATGACAAGTCTTGTCAGCATCGCACTTTGCCTCAATGCCAGCTGTAGCCCGGATGGGCGAGAAACGTGAGAGGCAAACAGTACAACCCAGCTTGTTTGAACGACTCCACTTGgcaggcgccagaggcggagaaacagaaaacaTGAGATAGGAGGGGCGCCGAATACCTAGCATTGCTATGAGCAGTTCTCCATAACGGCCTTGGCCAGTAACGTTTTGTGTGACGAATGAAGTTTAGCCAGACAGAGGCAACAAACTGCTCCGTACACCGGTGAGTATGCGCTCAATCGCAACGCAGCACAAACtctggcgcagcagagcaAGAGGTACCCGCCGAAGTTCTCTCCCCTAGTGGCTAACCCCCCTCAGGGTTAAGCGAGACTGAGGCGAAGGCAAGTGGCGAGGAACGACAGCCCTCTCGGTATATTCATGAGCCCCGAGAATCGCTACTGAGAGACCGAAGCTCTCGCCAAATgctgtccccccccccccccccccccctctctctcaaCACCCTGTACCGCTCGAGGCAAACGACACACTTTAAGCTTACCGGCACCCAACAAAGAAGCACCTGTGCTGTGCAGTCTTATCCAACATGCACATCAAACCAGCAGTCGTGAGGTACCCACCTGGGGTGCCCCTCACAATGAATCAACCCATAAAGCAGTTATAGTCACTGTCCCTGAGAGGGCAGCTGTCAGACCTGTGAACGCCAACGACGATGCACTCGCTACTCCGCTGCCCTCAATGGTCACGTCAACGCTGCAAACACTGGGACTCAGCGCAGACTCAGGCTCAATGCGCTCTGACGTCGACGTCTTGGCCTTCCCGCAGCCCACCATGATCGTCGCACTCTCCTTCGGAAACTTGTCGGTTGGAATTGTTAGTGTAAACGAGTTCTTGCTGTTTCCAGCCTTCCACCACGTCTCTTCGTAGCCGGGCAGGACATCAGCGTAGCTGCCCGAGCActtcgcttctgcgtctgtttTTTCGCCGATGATGCAGTAGgtctgcgtgtgcagcgtGGGAAGGACTTCTCCTTGATCGCCACAGGTGAGCGTGAAGGCGTTGTGTGAGGGCGTTATTGTGATCTGTTGATGTGATTGGTTGCTGGCTTGGCCGTAGGCGCATGTGACAGTTTGTTCGTGTTTTGTCGTTTTCCTCGCCGCGACTGTCACGTTCACTTGGCATTTCGATGAGGTGTCCCTTGAATGTGATGAACATCCTACAACGAAGAATTCGTCGTCATACGGGAAGCTGGTTTGAGGTATTGTCAGGACCTTAGGAGACCCTTCACCTGCCTTGCTCTCGGTTTTCCACTCCATATCCTTCGGGTTCCCGTGAAGTACTGTGGCTATGTCTATGTAGCCGGTGCCCTGATCGGTCAGACATTGGGTCAGTTTGTCTGCATCAGCTGGACACACCTGAGATTTGGACAGGCCGGCCGGTACATACTGCAAGGGGTCACTGCAGAGAAGTTGCAGCTCGTTTTTGGTTTGTGAGAGAGTTACTGGCAACGGCTTGTTGTTCATGTCGTTGGCGGCGCACGAGCACAGGGCCCGCTTGTTCACATCCGTACACGTAGACGCCGTGCTCTCACCTACATCTCCTCGTACCCAAACAGGGGCGTAGTACGCCAGTGCAGGCATTACTGCGATGAAGGCCAAGAACGCTTGTCCGACTCGAGAGGTTCGAGACGACTTCGAGACCACCCGGCGCACCGAAGGCCCGGCGCGCACCGGGGGCACCCTCGCGCGGGAAACAACCAACTCAGGAGCCATGGTTTGCCACATGACGAGAGGCAAAAAAGAAGTCGCGCGTGTACCATGCAGTAGCAGATTCATCAGTATTTTAGGGAGTGTCCGAGGCTGCGGTGTCGTCCACGATGCAGGCCACAGCGCGCCCTCGGAAACTGCAACGACCGCATGAGGCATGCGCGCCAGTCCGCGATGGACACCGCGACCCAGGAGGATGCGAAGGGACTAATTCAGAGAGCGTTGCTATCTTCGTGCACGCGAAACAGACAAGTCCCTGTGAGCCACATAGATAGGACCCTTGGAGAAGCATCTGCGAGTTGGATTTGTCATTTTGCATGGTGTTGAccctccgccccgcccccttcctcgccgcccggAAGTTGCCCATTTCACTGTAGGGCCAGGTGCAGCACAGATGTGGTGGCCTTCCAACCAGCTGCACGAGGCATGTCTTGTGAAGTTGGACGGGCTCCACTGCATCGGAAAGGGTACTTTTCAATGAGATTCGCAATTCTTTCTATCCTTTACCACTGCGAGGATTCTACTCTTTGTGCGTTTTCGTCATTACTTTGGGCGCAGGGGATGAGCTGGAACGACCGACCATTAGCCAGCCGTTCACTCTGCGGATTGCTCCAGAAACTGTAGTGACCCGAGTGTCAGCGTGtagccactgctttctcTCCTGCCTCTGACGGCACTGCCAAATTGCAGCTGTAGTGAACCCGCCGGGCCGGCCGAATTATCAACGAGTTCCCGCAGGGTGGCGTCATTTTCATAGTGTAACCGTGGACGGTGTCGCTAGTGTGTGCGCGCTACAGCCGGCTGCGGCATGAAAGTGGGCTATCTCGCCCTTTTTTGTTCGACACTAGCTCATCCTTTATAGACTCCTGCAGCTAGCCAGAAGTATTCGCATATGCTGCCGTAGAAAGCTGTATGCCGTGAGAAGGCACCGGTCGCactcttcctctcccgctAGGCTGTCTATCACGTTATTCTGATGCCCTCGTCAGTTCGTGGGGTTTCAAGGGGAATGTAGGAGCGGGTACTACCGTCTTCCTTTTGTGTGCCGCGCAGTATAATCAACTGGGGAACGGgtggggaggggagggggtgTGCGACAAAACCACGTAGCTGAGTAGTTTACCGCTTGAGGACATCGTGAGTCTGCGCGTGGAAAAGCGCATCACCGTGCTTCAACTGCGGTTCCGCCCCACTTTTGTGCACCCGTCCTGCTCCTTCGGCATCTGCATTTCTGTACTCACAATCCAGCGAACCGCCGGCAGCGCTATAAACAGAGTCCAGAGCCCGGCGACAGCATTTCTCGTATGGCACGGTAGATTCGAGAATTGCCAGCGCCGTAACAGACGTGATGCGTTTTGTGGCGGAGCGGGACGCCTTCGCGTAAGTAACGCTAGACCGTCCCGTCCACCTGTATGGGAGCCTCATATCAAGTAGCAAGACGTGGATGGTACATATGAGCGTGTCGGACGATGAGTCTAATCGAAATTCAGAAAAAACCGTCCAGGACAAGTCAGTTCGAGTTCCAGACTTGTAATCGTCAATGTGCCCGGTGCAGAGGTCCAAGTCAACAACACACAGCAAACGAACACCAGTACAAAGGCGATTAAAATCGGCACAGTTTTGAATCTCTGGCTTGGGGAGTACCTCCGGTTGCATTTTCACCAGCCGTGAATCATTGGGGTAGATATGATACTGGCTCCCAAGACTTTAGCAACCGCACTCGTTATTCTTGTCGAAAAGGCCAAAGATGAACTGACCTCTCCCGTGCCCTCAATGGTCACGTCAACGCTGCAAACACTGGGACTCAGCGCAGACTCAGGCTCACTGCGCTCTGCTGTCGATGTCGTGGCCTTCCCGCAGCCCACCATGATCGTCGCACTCTCCTTCGGAAACTTGTCGGTTGGAATTGTTAGTGTAAACGAGTTCTTGCTGTTTCCAGCCTTCCACCACGTCTCTTCGTAGCCGGGCAGGACATCAGCGTAGCTGCCCGAGCActtcgcttctgcgtctgtttTTTCGCCGATGATGCAGTAGgtctgcgtgtgcagcgtGGGAAGGACTTCTCCTTGATCGCCACAGGTGAGCGTGAAGGCGTTGTGTGAGGGCGTTATTGTGATCTG from Besnoitia besnoiti strain Bb-Ger1 chromosome X, whole genome shotgun sequence encodes the following:
- a CDS encoding SAG-related sequence (encoded by transcript BESB_017930), producing MAPELVVSRARVPPVRAGPSVRRVVSKSSRTSRVGQAFLAFIAVMPALAYYAPVWVRGDVGESTASTCTDVNKRALCSCAANDMNNKPLPVTLSQTKNELQLLCSDPLQYVPAGLSKSQVCPADADKLTQCLTDQGTGYIDIATVLHGNPKDMEWKTESKAGEGSPKVLTIPQTSFPYDDEFFVVGCSSHSRDTSSKCQVNVTVAARKTTKHEQTVTCAYGQASNQSHQQITITPSHNAFTLTCGDQGEVLPTLHTQTYCIIGEKTDAEAKCSGSYADVLPGYEETWWKAGNSKNSFTLTIPTDKFPKESATIMVGCGKAKTSTSERIEPESALSPSVCSVDVTIEGSGVASASSLAFTGLTAALSGTVTITALWVDSL
- a CDS encoding SAG-related sequence (encoded by transcript BESB_017940), whose product is MLCEKNLTYAPQGLAGCKVCPAEKWEECKTGNGGIDATELLFGTPEGVAWKDVQKVKEPNVPKVLAIPEENFPFTDQKFVVGCVNQAGHTTKCQVGVTIAARPTKKHEQTVRCAYGQASNQSHQQITITPSHNAFTLTCGDQGEVLPTLHTQTYCIIGEKTDAEAKCSGSYADVLPGYEETWWKAGNSKNSFTLTIPTDKFPKESATIMVGCGKATTSTAERSEPESALSPSVCSVDVTIEGTGEVSSSLAFSTRITSAVAKVLGASIISTPMIHGW